A window of the Cucurbita pepo subsp. pepo cultivar mu-cu-16 chromosome LG01, ASM280686v2, whole genome shotgun sequence genome harbors these coding sequences:
- the LOC111801269 gene encoding uroporphyrinogen decarboxylase-like — MSCIHNRPLPCFSASSSSYPRRNRCASFKPRIHCALGGTVAEPKSTTSTEPLLLNAVRGEDVERPPVWLMRQAGRYMKSYQIICEKYPSFRQRSENTDLVVEISLQPWNVFKPDGVILFSDILTPLSGMNIPFDIVKGKGPIIANPISEAAQVEQVREFVPEENVPYVGEALTILRKEVDNKAAVLCFVGAPFTLASYVVEGGSSKHFSKIKRLAFSQPQILHALLQKFTSSMARYIQYQADNGAQAVQIFDSWATELSPVDFEEFSLPYLKQIVESVKRTHPDLPLILYASGSGGLLERLASTGVDVVSLDWTVDMAEGRRRLGADIAVQGNVDPGVLFGSKEFITKRINDTVKKAGKGKHILNLGHGIVVGTPEENVAHFFEVAKGIRY, encoded by the exons ATGTCGTGCATTCACAATAGGCCATTACCTTGTTTCtctgcttcctcttcttcttacCCTAGAAGAAATCGATGCGCTTCTTTTAAGCCGCGAATCCACTGTGCTCTTGGAG GAACTGTAGCAGAGCCAAAATCTACCACTTCTACTGAACCATTGTTGCTTAATGCCGTTCGTGGAGAAGATGTGGAAAGGCCCCCAGTTTGGTTGATGAGGCAAGCTGGGAGGTACATGAAG AGTTACCAAATTATTTGCGAAAAATACCCTTCATTTCGTCAAAGGTCAGAGAATACAGATCTTGTTGTGGAAATTTCTCTTCAGCCTTGGAATGTCTTTAAGCCTGATGGG GTGATCTTATTCTCGGATATTCTCACTCCACTTTCCGGGATGAATATTCCGTTCGACATTGTCAAAGGTAAAGGTCCAATCATTGCCAATCCCATTAGTGAGGCTGCTCAAGTTGAACAAGTGAGGGAATTTGTCCCTGAAGAGAATGTTCCATATGTTGGGGAAGCTTTGACAATTCTGCGAAAAGAG GTTGACAACAAAGCTGCAGTTCTATGTTTCGTTGGGGCTCCGTTTACCCTTGCATCGTATGTGGTTGAAGGTGGTTCGTCGAAGCACTTCTCGAAAATAAAAAGGCTTGCATTTTCTCAGCCACAG ATTCTCCATGCATTGCTTCAGAAGTTTACAAGCTCAATGGCGAGGTACATTCAATACCAAGCAGATAACGGAGCGCAAGCGGTTCAAATCTTCGATTCATGGGCCACAGAGCTCAGCCCCGTGGACTTCGAAGAATTCAGTCTCCCATACTTAAAGCAGATTGTCGAATCTGTGAAGAGAACACATCCAGACCTCCCATTGATTCTTTATGCCAGTGGATCCGGGGGCTTACTTGAAAGGCTGGCATCAACCGGTGTCGACGTTGTTAGCTTAGACTGGACGGTCGATATGGCTGAAGGTAGGAGGCGATTAGGAGCAGACATAGCAGTTCAGGGTAACGTCGACCCCGGCGTTCTCTTCGGTTCCAAGGAATTCATCACCAAAAGGATTAATGATACTGTGAAGAAGGCAGGTAAAGGGAAGCACATTCTGAATCTAGGCCATGGTATTGTAGTTGGTACGCCCGAGGAAAATGTAGCTCATTTCTTTGAGGTTGCTAAAGGAATTAGATATTAG
- the LOC111801243 gene encoding 5-amino-6-(5-phospho-D-ribitylamino)uracil phosphatase, chloroplastic-like isoform X1, producing the protein MDCTCSNFRTSTAPFSWIPTSTSKLKFRNLKRLNSIKHSMVAMSVSGSGENGSLARFPLTPNKLFMQEAIGAEYGEGFESFRPDGPMKVDVDFLNDRLQEGFLKRIRYSMKPDEAYGLVFSWDNVVADTQTLKLNAWKQLASEEGKRVPEDGDVQKLMLYAGADQVLQKLLLWGMAESELDRLKLRFSELYYRGLLSLKTPVDGLKEWLDAVSTARIPCAIVSSLDRIHMLEALDRMSLKKYFQAIVTEEDDMESMAHRFLSAAVKLDRKPSKCVVFEDDPRGITAAHNCTMMAIALIGAHPAYDLVQADLAVGSFNELSVINLRRLFANKGSTFMELQKQSAEKAPSKRKLRIDTIF; encoded by the exons ATGGACTGCACTTGCAGCAATTTCAGAACCTCCACTGCTCCTTTTTCATGGATACCCACTTCCACTTCGAAGCTCAAATTTCGG AATTTGAAGCGTTTGAACTCGATTAAACATTCCATGGTGGCGATGAGCGTTTCTGGGTCTGGTGAAAATGGCTCCCTCGCTAGGTTTCCCCTTACACCCAATAAGCTTTTCATGCAGGAG GCAATTGGAGCTGAATATGGGGAAGGATTTGAATCTTTTAGACCAGATGGTCCGATGAAAGTGGACGTG GATTTTTTGAACGACAGATTGCAAGAAGGATTTCTTAAAAGAATTCGTTATTCTATGAAACCAGATGAAGCATATGGCTTAGTTTTCTCTTGGGATAATGTTGTG GCAGATACTCAAACTTTGAAGTTAAACGCATGGAAGCAACTTGCCTCAGAAGAAG GAAAAAGAGTTCccgaagatggtgatgtgcaGAAACTAATGCTTTATGCGGGTGCGGATCAAGTGTTGCAGAAG CTTCTACTTTGGGGCATGGCAGAAAGTGAGCTGGATAGACTGAAACTGAGGTTTTCAGAGTTGTATTACAGAGGTCTTCTTTCG CTTAAAACGCCTGTTGATGGCCTCAAAGAGTGGCTGGATGCTGTGTCTACAGCTCGCATCCCCTGTGCCATTGTCTCGAGTCTTGATCGGATACACATGCTCGAAGCACTAGACCGAATGAGtttgaagaaatattttcaG GCAATCGTAACAGAAGAAGACGATATGGAGTCTATGGCTCATAGATTCCTGTCTGCTGCTGTCAAG CTGGATCGAAAGCCTTCGAAGTGTGTGGTGTTTGAGGATGATCCTCGGGGCATAACCGCTGCTCACAATTGTACAATGATGGCTATAGCATTAATCGGTGCCCACCCCGC ATATGATCTAGTGCAGGCTGATCTTGCAGTTGGTAGCTTCAACGAGCTCTCGGTGATCAATCTGCGGAGATTATTTGCTAACAAGGGTTCGACGTTTATGGAACTGCAAAAACAGAGTGCCGAGAAAGCTCCGTCGAAGAGAAAGCTTAGGATCGATACGATATTCTGA
- the LOC111790336 gene encoding uncharacterized protein LOC111790336 isoform X2, which yields MRIIVSKLTAHLCRREPARTLQFRPFSAYDEREIEKEAERKVGWLLKLIFAGTATFLGYHIFPYMGDNLLQQSVSLLQVKDPLFKRMGASRLARFSIDDEKRMKIVEIGGAQELLNMLGAAKDDRTRKEALKALHAISHSDEAVGALHKAGAILVIKSTPDSAEDMQVNEYKSNLMKRFRDLSYDVSS from the exons ATGCGCATAATTGTATCGAAGCTCACCGCC CATCTCTGCAGAAGGGAACCTGCGCGGACCCTGCAATTTCGCCCTTTTTCAGCTTACGACGAACGTG AGATCGAGAAGGAGGCTGAAAGAAAAGTAGGATGGTTATTAAAACTAATCTTTGCTGGGACTGCCACATTTCTGGGTTACCACATTTTTCCATACATGG GGGATAACTTGTTGCAGCAATCTGTTTCCCTCTTGCAAGTCAAGGATCCACTGTTTAAGAGGATGGGAGCATCGAGATTGGCTCGCTTTTCGATTGATG ATgaaaaaaggatgaaaataGTGGAGATCGGTGGGGCTCAAGAGCTCTTAAACATGCTCGGGGCTGCCAAAGACGACCGTACACGCAAGGAAGCTTTGAAGGCTTTACATGCCATCTCACATTCAG ATGAAGCTGTTGGTGCTTTGCATAAAGCAGGGGCAATCTTGGTTATTAAATCGACCCCGGATTCAGCTGAAGATATGCAAGTAAACGAGTACAAGTCAAACCTAATGAAGAGATTTAGAGATCTTAGCTATGATGTTTCATCTTGA
- the LOC111790336 gene encoding uncharacterized protein LOC111790336 isoform X1 → MRIIVSKLTAFQHLCRREPARTLQFRPFSAYDEREIEKEAERKVGWLLKLIFAGTATFLGYHIFPYMGDNLLQQSVSLLQVKDPLFKRMGASRLARFSIDDEKRMKIVEIGGAQELLNMLGAAKDDRTRKEALKALHAISHSDEAVGALHKAGAILVIKSTPDSAEDMQVNEYKSNLMKRFRDLSYDVSS, encoded by the exons ATGCGCATAATTGTATCGAAGCTCACCGCC TTTCAGCATCTCTGCAGAAGGGAACCTGCGCGGACCCTGCAATTTCGCCCTTTTTCAGCTTACGACGAACGTG AGATCGAGAAGGAGGCTGAAAGAAAAGTAGGATGGTTATTAAAACTAATCTTTGCTGGGACTGCCACATTTCTGGGTTACCACATTTTTCCATACATGG GGGATAACTTGTTGCAGCAATCTGTTTCCCTCTTGCAAGTCAAGGATCCACTGTTTAAGAGGATGGGAGCATCGAGATTGGCTCGCTTTTCGATTGATG ATgaaaaaaggatgaaaataGTGGAGATCGGTGGGGCTCAAGAGCTCTTAAACATGCTCGGGGCTGCCAAAGACGACCGTACACGCAAGGAAGCTTTGAAGGCTTTACATGCCATCTCACATTCAG ATGAAGCTGTTGGTGCTTTGCATAAAGCAGGGGCAATCTTGGTTATTAAATCGACCCCGGATTCAGCTGAAGATATGCAAGTAAACGAGTACAAGTCAAACCTAATGAAGAGATTTAGAGATCTTAGCTATGATGTTTCATCTTGA
- the LOC111809547 gene encoding amino acid transporter AVT6C: protein MSPEYVPLLPASRSSPRTASVSGAVFNVSTSIIGAGIMSIPFALKILGIIPALLLIAFVAFLTDISVEILVRFTHSGDSTTYSGVMKESFGPIGSIATQVCVMITNLGGLIIYQIIIGDVLSGNKEGEKMHSGVLQEWFGDQWWNAREFSILFTAVLILLPLVLFRRVDSLRFSSFISVVLAVVFVGISSVMAIMAIVHGKTKSARLIPKLDKDTSVFDLFTAVPVIVTAFTFHFNVHPISSELAKPSNMIIAVRIALLLCAIIYFAIGIFGYLLFGESLMSDILMNFDESGDAVGAVLNDVVRLSYAVHLMLVFPLQNFPLRLNINEFLFPKKAPLGTDRTRFVAITMPLLVFSSLAAIAFPNIWYIFQFMGSTSATCLAFIFPAAIALRDVNGISTKKDKVVATVMIILAVTTSIIAISININTSLKSENSLP from the exons ATGTCGCCGGAATACGTACCTCTACTGCCGGCGTCGAGGTCCTCTCCGAGAACTGCGTCGGTCTCTGGCGCCGTGTTCAATGTCTCGACCAGCATAATTGGCGCTGGAATCATGTCGATTCCCTTCGCTCTTAAGATCCTCGGCATTATCCCCGCCCTCCTCCTGATCGCGTTTGTCGCTTTCTTGACAGACATTTCTGTGGAGATTTTGGTCAGATTCACTCATTCCGGCGACTCGACGACGTACTCCGGCGTGATGAAGGAGTCGTTCGGCCCGATTGGTTCGATTGCTACTCAAGTTTGTGTCATGATTACCAATCTTGGTGGCTTGATTATATACCAGATTATAATAG GGGACGTGTTATCCGGAAATAaggaaggggaaaaaatgCATTCAGGAGTATTGCAAGAATGGTTCGGTGATCAATGGTGGAACGCGAGAGAGTTCTCGATCCTTTTCACCGCCGTCTTAATTCTGCTTCCTCTGGTTCTTTTCCGACGAGTCG ATTCTCTGAGATTCAGTTCGTTCATATCCGTTGTTCTGGCCGTCGTTTTTGTCGGAATAAGCTCTGTAATGGCGATCATGGCGATCGTTCATGGGAAAACGAAGAGCGCCAGATTGATACCGAAGCTGGACAAGGACACCTCCGTCTTCGACCTTTTCACAGCTGTACCAGTTATCGTCACAGCCTTCACTTTCCATTTCAATG TTCATCCAATAAGTTCTGAGCTTGCAAAGCCATCAAATATGATCATTGCTGTTCGAATCGCGCTTCTTCTCTGCGCTATTATCTACTTTGCGATTGGAATTTTTGGGTACTTACTGTTTGGAGAGTCGTTAATGTCAGACATTTTGATGAACTTTGATGAGAGTGGTGATGCAGTTGGGGCTGTGTTGAATGATGTGGTGAGATTAAGCTATGCAGTTCATCTGATGCTGGTCTTCCCCTTGCAAAACTTCCCACTGAGGttgaatataaatgaatttctGTTCCCAAAGAAGGCTCCGTTGGGCACAGATAGAACAAGGTTTGTAGCCATTACAATGCCTTTGTTGGTGTTCTCCTCCTTGGCTGCAATTGCATTCCCAAACATATGGTATATCTTTCAGTTCATGGGCTCCACTTCAGCTACTTGCCTTGCCTTCATCTTCCCCGCCGCCATCGCCCTCAG GGATGTGAATGGAATATCAACCAAAAAGGATAAGGTAGTTGCTACAGTAATGATAATTCTAGCAGTAACAACGAGCATTATTGCCATTTCTATAAACATAAATACTTCATTGAAAAGTGAGAATTCGTTACcatga
- the LOC111801243 gene encoding 5-amino-6-(5-phospho-D-ribitylamino)uracil phosphatase, chloroplastic-like isoform X2 → MDCTCSNFRTSTAPFSWIPTSTSKLKFRRLNSIKHSMVAMSVSGSGENGSLARFPLTPNKLFMQEAIGAEYGEGFESFRPDGPMKVDVDFLNDRLQEGFLKRIRYSMKPDEAYGLVFSWDNVVADTQTLKLNAWKQLASEEGKRVPEDGDVQKLMLYAGADQVLQKLLLWGMAESELDRLKLRFSELYYRGLLSLKTPVDGLKEWLDAVSTARIPCAIVSSLDRIHMLEALDRMSLKKYFQAIVTEEDDMESMAHRFLSAAVKLDRKPSKCVVFEDDPRGITAAHNCTMMAIALIGAHPAYDLVQADLAVGSFNELSVINLRRLFANKGSTFMELQKQSAEKAPSKRKLRIDTIF, encoded by the exons ATGGACTGCACTTGCAGCAATTTCAGAACCTCCACTGCTCCTTTTTCATGGATACCCACTTCCACTTCGAAGCTCAAATTTCGG CGTTTGAACTCGATTAAACATTCCATGGTGGCGATGAGCGTTTCTGGGTCTGGTGAAAATGGCTCCCTCGCTAGGTTTCCCCTTACACCCAATAAGCTTTTCATGCAGGAG GCAATTGGAGCTGAATATGGGGAAGGATTTGAATCTTTTAGACCAGATGGTCCGATGAAAGTGGACGTG GATTTTTTGAACGACAGATTGCAAGAAGGATTTCTTAAAAGAATTCGTTATTCTATGAAACCAGATGAAGCATATGGCTTAGTTTTCTCTTGGGATAATGTTGTG GCAGATACTCAAACTTTGAAGTTAAACGCATGGAAGCAACTTGCCTCAGAAGAAG GAAAAAGAGTTCccgaagatggtgatgtgcaGAAACTAATGCTTTATGCGGGTGCGGATCAAGTGTTGCAGAAG CTTCTACTTTGGGGCATGGCAGAAAGTGAGCTGGATAGACTGAAACTGAGGTTTTCAGAGTTGTATTACAGAGGTCTTCTTTCG CTTAAAACGCCTGTTGATGGCCTCAAAGAGTGGCTGGATGCTGTGTCTACAGCTCGCATCCCCTGTGCCATTGTCTCGAGTCTTGATCGGATACACATGCTCGAAGCACTAGACCGAATGAGtttgaagaaatattttcaG GCAATCGTAACAGAAGAAGACGATATGGAGTCTATGGCTCATAGATTCCTGTCTGCTGCTGTCAAG CTGGATCGAAAGCCTTCGAAGTGTGTGGTGTTTGAGGATGATCCTCGGGGCATAACCGCTGCTCACAATTGTACAATGATGGCTATAGCATTAATCGGTGCCCACCCCGC ATATGATCTAGTGCAGGCTGATCTTGCAGTTGGTAGCTTCAACGAGCTCTCGGTGATCAATCTGCGGAGATTATTTGCTAACAAGGGTTCGACGTTTATGGAACTGCAAAAACAGAGTGCCGAGAAAGCTCCGTCGAAGAGAAAGCTTAGGATCGATACGATATTCTGA
- the LOC111798584 gene encoding ribosome biogenesis protein NOP53: protein MGKKSKGSRKGKKAWRANISSADIEDFFEKSTKDALSGGSLSAVPSDSLFVVDKSRDLSVKRKIEKKREKVLYCDSILTKNPFVQAVPSSINKKSKKKLEEGSKAKETSEDGAKVGMFDMWSDKGENKSKKSKKSSKPSIIPAVEVEPSGCSFNPPHESHQDVLARAVAEEMQKVYRNELGPEPVPLTVTGEAISEEDMLFLDADNDTDDETNLDEMDEDDIEKRPLRTKRVTRVELNKRARNKEQRRKEAESKKLKGISKEIDSLPDILQEIAKEDEERQNRLIRRTIAKQERLKSCPPRLGRHKFEPAPVQVLLSEEITGSLRKLKGCCTLVKDRFKSLEKRGIIAPTAKKSRRK from the exons ATgggaaagaaatcaaagggATCTAGGAAGGGGAAGAAGGCCTGGAGAGCCAATATAAGCTCTGCGGACATTGAGGATTTCTTCGAGAAGTCTACAAAGGACGCTCTCTCCGGCGGTTCTCTTTCCGCCGTTCCCAGTGATTCTCTTTTCGTCGTCGATAAGTCTCGAG ATCTTTCTGTGAAGcggaaaattgaaaagaaacgtGAAAAGGTACTTTACTGTGACAGCATATTAACAAAGAATCCTTTTGTCCAAGCTGTGCCTTCTTCAATTAAtaagaaatccaagaaaaaaCTGGAAGAGGGTTCTAAAGCTAAAGAAACCTCTGAAGATGGTGCTAAGGTTGGCATGTTTGACATGTGGAGTGATAAAG gtgaaaataaaagcaaaaaaagtAAG AAATCATCGAAGCCATCCATTATTCCAGCAGTAGAAGTTGAGCCCTCAGGATGTTCGTTCAATCCTCCACATGAGAGTCATCAG GATGTACTTGCCCGTGCTGTTGCAGAAGAAATGCAGAAAGTATACCGAAATGAGCTGGGGCCTGAGCCAGTTCCCTTAACAGTCACAGGAGAAGCTATTAGTGAAGAAGAT ATGTTATTTTTGGATGCTGATAATGATACTGATGACGAAACCAATTTGGACGAAATGGATGAGGATGATATTGAAAAAAG GCCTTTGAGGACAAAAAGGGTGACTCGAGTTGAGTTGAATAAGAGAGCTAGAAACAAAGAACAGCGCAGAAAGGAAGCCGAATCAAAGAAGTTGAAAGGAATTTCCAAAGAGATTGACAG CTTGCCGGATATCCTTCAAGAAATAGCTAAAGAGGATGAGGAGAGACAAAACAGACTTATCCGACGAACAATAGCGAAACAGGAGAGATTAAAGTCATGCCCACCTCGATTGGGGAGGCACAA GTTCGAGCCTGCTCCGGTTCAAGTTCTCCTATCCGAGGAAATAACTGGATCACTCCGTAAGCTGAAG GGCTGTTGCACCCTTGTTAAGGACAGGTTCAAAAGCTTAGAGAAAAGAGGAATAATTGCCCCTACTGCCAAGAAGAGCAGAAG GAAATAG